The following are encoded together in the Parambassis ranga chromosome 20, fParRan2.1, whole genome shotgun sequence genome:
- the mettl4 gene encoding methyltransferase-like protein 4 isoform X2, protein MSVLLQSSRGCVLDARSLTDQCYSQCIRWTDNRESHVECSFQKRCFQTLKSYFSVGAGAAMDGGSRDQPTGKLPKKRKRKHSELNQGEIHSQAFHQKVTENREDKAAVVMLMGEEYVIPPHTAFLLSDFTRIQPLVHYGRRFDLIVMDPPWENKSVKRSRRYSSLPSSQLKRLPIPLLASPNGLVVTWVTNRPSHLRFVRDELYPHWGVQVVAEWFWVKVTTSGQFVFPLDSQHKKPYEMLVLGRYRPSADASTSHSEMSKVPVEDQRLIVSVPSALHSQKPLLSEVLKPYVGAEAKCLELFARSLQPGWTSWGNEVLKFQHMNYFTSTPADDFSPRQCHR, encoded by the exons ATGTCcgtgctgctgcagagcagccGCGGCTGTGTTCTGGATGCTCGCTCCCTCACCGATCAGTGCTATTCCCAATGCATCCGATGGACAGACAACAGAGAGTCACACGTGGAGTGTTCCTTTCAGAAGCGGTGTTTTCAGACTTTAAAAAGCTATTTCAGTGTCGGTGCTGGGGCTGCAATGGATGGAGGGAGCAGGGACCAACCAACAGGGAAACTACCAAAG AAAAGAAAACGAAAACACAGTGAACTCAACCAGGGAGAAATACATTCACAGGCCTTCCATCAGAAG GTGACAGAGAACAGGGAGGACAAAGCTGCGGTGGTGATGCTGATGGGAGAGGAGTATGTGATACCTCCTCATACAGCGTTCCTGCTTTCTGATTTCACAAGAATACAGCCTCTAGTCCACT ACGGAAGGAGGTTTGATCTGATAGTTATGGATCCACCGTGGGAGAATAAGTCTGTGAAAAGAAGTCGCAG GTACAGCTCTTTGCCCTCATCCCAGCTGAAACGACTGCCTATACCACTCCTGGCATCACCCAATGGTTTAGTGGTCACCTGGGTGACAAACCGGCCCAGCCACCTGCGATTTGTCCGTGATGAGCTGTACCCACATTGGGGGGTACAAGTTGTGGCCGAATGGTTCTGGGTTAAG GTCACCACATCTGGGCAGTTTGTGTTCCCACTGGATTCCCAGCACAAGAAGCCGTATGAGATGCTGGTGTTGGGCCGATATCGTCCTTCTGCTGATGCCTCTACAAG TCATTCAGAGATGTCAAAGGTTCCAGTGGAGGATCAGCGTTTGATTGTCAGTGTCCCCTCAGCTCTGCACTCCCAGAAGCCCTTGCTGTCAG AGGTGTTAAAGCCGTATGTTGGAGCAGAAGCCAAATGCTTGGAGCTGTTTGCCCGGAGTCTTCAACCTGGATGGACCAGCTGGGGCAACGAGGTGCTTAAATTTCAGCACATGAACTATTTTACTTCCACACCTGCAGACGACTTCTCCCCAAGACAATGCCACAGGTGA
- the mettl4 gene encoding methyltransferase-like protein 4 isoform X1, with translation MSVLLQSSRGCVLDARSLTDQCYSQCIRWTDNRESHVECSFQKRCFQTLKSYFSVGAGAAMDGGSRDQPTGKLPKKRKRKHSELNQGEIHSQAFHQKVRNVILEGTKALVDSAQSLGYLKGETDQVEEPLPSQECRLAALCEMAKELPQVDDEGQDEHAQSLVAEDGCTSHLDLFSQVTENREDKAAVVMLMGEEYVIPPHTAFLLSDFTRIQPLVHYGRRFDLIVMDPPWENKSVKRSRRYSSLPSSQLKRLPIPLLASPNGLVVTWVTNRPSHLRFVRDELYPHWGVQVVAEWFWVKVTTSGQFVFPLDSQHKKPYEMLVLGRYRPSADASTSHSEMSKVPVEDQRLIVSVPSALHSQKPLLSEVLKPYVGAEAKCLELFARSLQPGWTSWGNEVLKFQHMNYFTSTPADDFSPRQCHR, from the exons ATGTCcgtgctgctgcagagcagccGCGGCTGTGTTCTGGATGCTCGCTCCCTCACCGATCAGTGCTATTCCCAATGCATCCGATGGACAGACAACAGAGAGTCACACGTGGAGTGTTCCTTTCAGAAGCGGTGTTTTCAGACTTTAAAAAGCTATTTCAGTGTCGGTGCTGGGGCTGCAATGGATGGAGGGAGCAGGGACCAACCAACAGGGAAACTACCAAAG AAAAGAAAACGAAAACACAGTGAACTCAACCAGGGAGAAATACATTCACAGGCCTTCCATCAGAAG gTCAGAAATGTTATTCTAGAGGGAACCAAGGCCTTGGTGGACTCTGCCCAATCTCTAGGATATCTAAAGGGAGAAACAGACCAGGTGGAAGAGCCTCTTCCCTCCCAGGAGTGCAGACTTGCAGCTCTTTGTGAAATGGCTAAAGAGCTTCCTCAAGTGGACGATGAGGGGCAGGACGAGCACGCTCAGTCACTCGTCGCTGAGGATGGCTGTACCTCTCATCTCGACTTGTTCTCTCAGGTGACAGAGAACAGGGAGGACAAAGCTGCGGTGGTGATGCTGATGGGAGAGGAGTATGTGATACCTCCTCATACAGCGTTCCTGCTTTCTGATTTCACAAGAATACAGCCTCTAGTCCACT ACGGAAGGAGGTTTGATCTGATAGTTATGGATCCACCGTGGGAGAATAAGTCTGTGAAAAGAAGTCGCAG GTACAGCTCTTTGCCCTCATCCCAGCTGAAACGACTGCCTATACCACTCCTGGCATCACCCAATGGTTTAGTGGTCACCTGGGTGACAAACCGGCCCAGCCACCTGCGATTTGTCCGTGATGAGCTGTACCCACATTGGGGGGTACAAGTTGTGGCCGAATGGTTCTGGGTTAAG GTCACCACATCTGGGCAGTTTGTGTTCCCACTGGATTCCCAGCACAAGAAGCCGTATGAGATGCTGGTGTTGGGCCGATATCGTCCTTCTGCTGATGCCTCTACAAG TCATTCAGAGATGTCAAAGGTTCCAGTGGAGGATCAGCGTTTGATTGTCAGTGTCCCCTCAGCTCTGCACTCCCAGAAGCCCTTGCTGTCAG AGGTGTTAAAGCCGTATGTTGGAGCAGAAGCCAAATGCTTGGAGCTGTTTGCCCGGAGTCTTCAACCTGGATGGACCAGCTGGGGCAACGAGGTGCTTAAATTTCAGCACATGAACTATTTTACTTCCACACCTGCAGACGACTTCTCCCCAAGACAATGCCACAGGTGA